The following proteins are co-located in the Nitrospira sp. genome:
- a CDS encoding PAS domain S-box protein, with amino-acid sequence MSMGSGPESIVRSATPRSGFTYRRQVTLIALITAATLITAMVSFTWLQRQMVAASGETISIMATEIAAKLDLLMNERAGDIRIISETIAMNGTTAAERQHLLRAFHQAYPLYLWIGVTDAAGRIVESLNASTRGLDVKGTSWFQAVQQGGGEMYIGDIQYDEVSGSHEAVSFTAPIVDHRTDARNRPFRGVVSTRVDAARLEQLVTDAIQLFQKRTSFFHTVEYQVLREDGTVFIDSDSLHAGKMNLAKSGLPSVRHARSGESGFVEEAHLRRGVPVLTGYARTHGQGDVNGPRWTVLLRVERAEVVAPVQHFLWTVGTAGLVMIGPLIGLLVQATRRAQVEWLEAQDERIRSRENEHRLQTILEVEPEGVLVIGADRRVLQVNPAGCALFDAGFPEEILGRNVADFIHADDRRAYEEAHAAALQGRGVLNKGRLTGLSGQSRWFEMTSVPLPAEDGAVSSVLSVVRDITEPKHAERRQALQHAVAKVLAEASTVEQALPDLLRVIGASSEWEVGVFWQVNNQTKTLACVHTWGVDSVLSETFFTASRQETFSSGVGFPGRCWERGEPFWAADVTQEPDFVRTAAASVAGLHSGCAFPVWLRASVYGVMEFYCRETQTRDADLLRTLGTIGSQIGLFLERAEVEAALRENESRTRLIIDTALDGVVTMDAQGHITEWNAQAEQLFGWPAHEAIGRDLAETIIPKAQRSAHREGISRYLQTGENRMMGRLVELQAQHRDGRVFPVELSIAPLQLDDTVVFSAFIRDISRRKESELALSSYARQLEQSNHNLDEALAQAQAATEAKSAFLATMSHEIRTPMNGVIGMTGLLLDTELTAEQREYADVVRNCGDHLLTLINDILDFSKIEAGKMSLEIIDFDLRHAVEDALDLLSERASSKQLNLACLFHAEVPSALRGDPGRVRQVVTNLVGNAIKFTERGDVVVQVQLVSQEDGAVVVRFEVTDTGIGISEDHQQLLFQAFSQADGSTTRKYGGTGLGLVICKRLVEMMRGEIGVRSQPGAGSTFWFTVRFEVQPVQPALSVPEAASLQGRRILIVDDKPINCRILELLTKKWGMVPTVLVETRGALEHVREQGERGDPYQYDVVMLDIDLAALDGLELARMLAGTEPAPRLVVLTSVGRRGDARAAKAMGISAYLTKPVRESQLARCLATVLEQPRPVAGEGPVPEGQELVTRHTLAEASVGTGKKILLAEDNLINQKVAVRMFERLGYRVDVVANGLEAVEALSRIPYDMVFMDCQMPEMDGFDATREIRRREAGDKEQEAADSGASGLRPRAARRVPIIAMTGNAMQGDRERCLQAGMDDYVPKPITSEVLAAVFERWRWTDAGLPPGASLPSIDPLIFGGLRELTDDDDPGVPVRLLRHFVADTPTRLATLGTACRQGRAEDVRRIAQRLKGRAAHLGLTGIARVSERVALMAARDLAGVPALLTELELEFQRVRRQVEQDLKEAV; translated from the coding sequence ATGTCCATGGGGTCAGGGCCTGAGTCGATCGTACGCTCCGCCACGCCGCGGTCGGGGTTTACCTACCGCCGGCAAGTCACCCTGATCGCGCTGATCACGGCGGCCACCCTGATCACGGCCATGGTGAGTTTTACCTGGCTGCAACGGCAGATGGTCGCTGCGTCCGGCGAGACGATTTCGATCATGGCGACCGAAATCGCCGCGAAGCTCGATCTGCTGATGAACGAGCGGGCCGGTGACATTCGGATCATCTCGGAAACGATCGCGATGAACGGCACGACTGCCGCCGAGAGGCAGCACCTTCTGCGCGCCTTTCATCAAGCCTATCCGCTCTATCTGTGGATCGGGGTGACCGATGCGGCCGGCCGCATCGTCGAATCGCTGAATGCGAGCACGCGAGGCCTCGATGTGAAGGGGACTTCATGGTTTCAAGCGGTGCAGCAGGGCGGCGGTGAGATGTATATCGGCGATATTCAATATGACGAGGTCAGCGGCAGCCACGAGGCGGTTTCCTTCACTGCCCCGATTGTGGACCATCGGACCGACGCCAGGAACCGCCCGTTCCGCGGAGTGGTGTCCACCCGGGTGGATGCCGCGCGGCTGGAACAATTGGTGACGGATGCGATCCAATTGTTTCAGAAACGCACCTCCTTCTTTCATACGGTTGAATATCAGGTGCTGCGGGAGGACGGAACCGTCTTTATCGATTCGGACTCGCTCCATGCCGGCAAAATGAACTTGGCCAAGAGCGGATTGCCGTCGGTCCGCCATGCCCGGTCTGGCGAGTCGGGGTTCGTGGAAGAAGCGCATCTGCGGCGCGGGGTGCCGGTGCTGACGGGGTATGCCCGCACGCATGGCCAGGGTGATGTGAATGGGCCTCGGTGGACCGTGTTGCTGCGGGTGGAACGCGCGGAAGTGGTCGCTCCGGTGCAGCATTTTCTCTGGACGGTGGGGACGGCCGGATTGGTGATGATCGGGCCGCTCATCGGACTGTTGGTTCAGGCGACCCGCCGGGCTCAGGTGGAGTGGCTGGAAGCGCAGGATGAACGAATCCGGTCGCGAGAGAACGAGCATCGGCTGCAGACGATTCTCGAAGTGGAGCCCGAAGGCGTGCTGGTGATCGGGGCGGACCGGCGTGTCCTGCAAGTGAATCCCGCGGGCTGCGCCCTGTTCGATGCCGGATTTCCGGAAGAGATTCTCGGCCGCAATGTCGCCGACTTCATTCATGCGGACGACCGCCGGGCCTATGAAGAGGCGCATGCGGCCGCGTTGCAGGGGCGGGGGGTGTTGAACAAGGGCCGGCTCACCGGGCTCTCGGGACAATCCCGCTGGTTCGAAATGACCTCGGTTCCGCTGCCGGCAGAAGACGGGGCCGTGTCGTCCGTGTTGAGCGTGGTCCGCGACATTACCGAGCCCAAACACGCCGAGCGCCGGCAAGCGCTGCAGCATGCGGTGGCGAAAGTGCTGGCGGAGGCCTCGACGGTGGAGCAGGCGCTGCCGGACCTTCTCCGCGTCATCGGCGCCAGTTCGGAGTGGGAGGTGGGCGTTTTCTGGCAAGTGAACAACCAGACCAAGACGCTGGCCTGTGTCCATACCTGGGGCGTGGATTCGGTGCTGTCGGAGACCTTTTTCACGGCCAGCCGCCAGGAAACGTTTTCGTCGGGCGTGGGATTCCCGGGGCGCTGTTGGGAGCGGGGTGAACCGTTCTGGGCGGCGGATGTGACGCAGGAGCCGGATTTTGTGCGGACGGCGGCGGCATCCGTGGCCGGGCTCCATTCGGGGTGCGCCTTTCCTGTGTGGCTGCGCGCGAGCGTCTACGGCGTCATGGAGTTCTATTGCCGCGAGACCCAAACGCGCGATGCGGACCTGCTGCGGACGCTGGGCACCATCGGGAGCCAGATCGGGCTGTTTCTCGAACGGGCCGAAGTGGAAGCCGCCCTTCGCGAGAACGAAAGCCGAACCCGGCTTATCATCGATACGGCGCTGGACGGCGTCGTGACCATGGATGCGCAGGGGCACATCACGGAATGGAACGCCCAGGCGGAACAGCTGTTCGGCTGGCCGGCGCATGAGGCGATCGGACGGGATCTTGCCGAGACGATTATTCCCAAAGCCCAGCGATCGGCCCACCGGGAGGGAATCAGCCGGTATCTCCAGACTGGCGAAAACCGGATGATGGGACGGCTGGTGGAGTTGCAGGCCCAGCATCGCGACGGCCGGGTCTTCCCCGTCGAGCTCTCGATCGCGCCGCTGCAGTTGGATGACACGGTGGTGTTCAGCGCCTTTATCCGGGACATCTCCCGGCGCAAGGAGTCCGAACTCGCCCTTTCCTCCTATGCCCGCCAATTGGAGCAGAGCAATCACAATTTGGACGAAGCGCTGGCGCAAGCCCAGGCGGCGACCGAGGCGAAATCGGCCTTTCTCGCGACCATGAGCCATGAAATCCGGACGCCGATGAACGGCGTCATCGGCATGACGGGGCTCTTGCTCGACACGGAGCTGACGGCGGAGCAGCGCGAATACGCGGACGTGGTGCGCAACTGCGGCGATCATTTGCTGACCCTCATCAACGACATCTTGGACTTCTCGAAGATCGAAGCGGGCAAGATGAGCCTGGAGATCATCGATTTCGACCTGCGCCACGCGGTCGAGGACGCGCTCGACTTGTTGAGCGAGCGGGCCTCGTCCAAGCAGCTGAATCTGGCCTGCCTCTTCCATGCGGAGGTGCCGAGCGCCCTCCGCGGCGATCCGGGCCGCGTGCGCCAGGTGGTGACCAATCTGGTGGGGAATGCCATCAAGTTTACCGAGCGGGGGGATGTCGTCGTCCAGGTGCAGCTCGTCTCGCAGGAAGATGGGGCGGTCGTCGTGCGGTTTGAGGTGACGGACACCGGCATCGGCATTTCCGAGGACCATCAACAGCTTCTCTTCCAGGCGTTCAGCCAGGCCGACGGATCGACGACGAGGAAATACGGGGGGACCGGGCTGGGCCTCGTGATCTGCAAACGGCTTGTCGAAATGATGCGCGGCGAGATCGGCGTACGCAGCCAGCCGGGGGCCGGCAGCACGTTTTGGTTCACTGTCCGGTTCGAAGTCCAGCCAGTGCAGCCGGCGCTTTCGGTTCCGGAGGCCGCATCGCTGCAGGGCCGTCGGATTCTGATTGTCGATGACAAGCCGATCAATTGCCGTATTCTGGAATTGCTGACCAAGAAGTGGGGCATGGTGCCGACCGTGCTGGTCGAAACCAGGGGGGCGCTTGAGCATGTGCGGGAACAGGGGGAGCGCGGGGACCCATACCAGTACGATGTCGTGATGCTCGATATCGATCTGGCGGCGCTCGATGGGCTGGAGTTGGCGCGGATGCTGGCCGGCACAGAGCCGGCGCCGCGGCTGGTCGTCTTGACGTCGGTCGGACGCCGGGGTGATGCCCGGGCGGCGAAGGCGATGGGGATTTCGGCGTATTTGACGAAGCCGGTGCGGGAAAGCCAGCTCGCGCGCTGCCTGGCCACGGTGCTGGAGCAGCCGCGCCCTGTGGCGGGAGAAGGACCGGTTCCGGAGGGACAGGAGCTGGTGACGAGGCACACGCTGGCGGAAGCCAGCGTGGGAACGGGAAAGAAGATTCTGCTGGCCGAAGACAACCTCATCAATCAAAAGGTGGCGGTGCGCATGTTCGAACGGCTCGGCTATCGCGTGGACGTGGTGGCGAATGGACTGGAAGCCGTCGAAGCCCTGTCCCGCATTCCCTACGACATGGTCTTCATGGATTGTCAGATGCCGGAGATGGACGGATTTGACGCGACGCGTGAAATCCGCAGGCGGGAGGCGGGTGACAAGGAGCAAGAGGCGGCGGATTCCGGAGCCTCTGGCCTCCGGCCGCGCGCCGCGCGCCGGGTGCCGATCATCGCCATGACGGGGAATGCGATGCAAGGCGATCGGGAGCGCTGTCTCCAGGCCGGGATGGATGACTATGTGCCGAAGCCGATCACGAGCGAGGTGCTGGCGGCCGTGTTTGAGCGCTGGCGGTGGACGGATGCCGGCTTGCCGCCGGGGGCCTCCCTGCCGTCGATCGATCCCCTGATCTTCGGCGGGTTGCGGGAATTGACGGATGACGACGATCCCGGCGTGCCGGTCCGCCTGCTGCGCCATTTCGTGGCCGACACGCCGACCAGGCTGGCCACCCTCGGCACGGCCTGCCGGCAGGGGCGGGCGGAAGATGTCCGGCGGATTGCCCAGCGCCTCAAGGGCCGGGCTGCCCATCTCGGCCTCACGGGGATCGCCCGAGTCAGTGAGCGGGTTGCGCTCATGGCGGCTCGCGACCTTGCCGGTGTGCCGGCGCTCTTGACGGAGCTGGAACTGGAGTTTCAGCGTGTGCGCCGGCAGGTGGAGCAGGATCTCAAGGAGGCGGTGTAA
- the mfd gene encoding transcription-repair coupling factor gives MSRTPSPSDAWIAPLVSALGQPPARPCVTGLHGSTGAFALTGLANAPSMAASRNRPWLIVTANNDAAERLFADLRFCHHLTGGPADRITLFPQWETLPYEATAPHIGLVARRMQTLQRLRTTPGTILVTSVAALMQRLLPVNAWTEATLQLTRNGAIERDALTSGLLRLGYRRVSVVEIPGEFSIRGGLVDIFSTAYADPLRVEFLGDTVEAIRLFDAATQTSVSKLDEAWVLPAREYLRPADHPDACAPVAPDAEWRSPDLYPQMGTLFDYFSTEPVLILDQPAALQDTCVNLWEKINDGYLRHGERDAANPYPTPDRLFMAWDEIDILTAGWPSLALEPLTPANASWNPVFPFPAQTPATAGLGIRGTPFSQTLAILNQLRESHRVVLIARSHGQVDRLLALLREHDLPAMEWQPSAWTRTEAGKPPFAVVQGELSAGWLSGDLRLALLTEEELFAKGTRHKPQPKSKTATFLSSLEDLNVGDYVVHVQHGIARYLGLKRLTVQEFESDFLILEFAGNDTLYVPLDRLSQVQRYSGAEGHVPRLDRLGGTSWAKTTARVKKDIEEMAQDLIDLYANRELVKRDGYGSASMLYHEFEAAFEYEETPDQLAAIKDILRDLESGKPMDRLVCGDVGYGKTEVAMRAAFKAVESGRQVAVLVPTTLLAHQHYENFAERFAPFPAKVAVLSRMQSPKESTATLKDLASGVIDVVIGTHRLLQKNVVFKQLGLVIIDEEQWFGVKHKERLKQLRTQVDVLTLTATPIPRTLQMAMSSVRDLSIIDTAPAGRLAIRTTVIKSNDKAIRDAILRELGRGGQVYFIHNRVETMPATGAWLQQLVPEARIVMAHGQMDPTLLEAIMLKFVKHEADILIASAIIQSGIDVSSANTIIINRADTFGLAQLYQLRGRVGRGGEQAYAYLLIPDEGRLSDDAQKRLMAIQQFTELGSGFRIAAADLEIRGAGNLLGKAQSGHIAAIGLDLYMTMVEQAVQRLKGHVVEEEPDPTLRVPVSAFIPETYVEDAHQRLSFYKRLSGCTQVGELALLHGEIQDRYGVPPEPVERLLEVMQLRVLAKLLRLSAIDVTHQSAIVTLSPKASIADSAIHAMMDRLKKRLRFISPVSFEIQMPHDDWPAAFAELNTTLQSLGHCDTNKSTR, from the coding sequence GTGTCACGCACACCCTCGCCATCAGATGCCTGGATCGCCCCGCTGGTGTCCGCGCTCGGCCAGCCGCCGGCACGCCCCTGTGTGACCGGACTCCATGGTTCCACGGGGGCCTTCGCCCTGACCGGGCTCGCCAACGCGCCGTCGATGGCGGCGAGCCGGAACAGGCCCTGGCTGATCGTGACCGCGAATAACGACGCCGCCGAGCGGCTCTTTGCGGACCTCCGGTTTTGTCATCACCTGACCGGCGGGCCGGCCGACCGGATCACGCTGTTTCCCCAATGGGAAACGCTGCCCTACGAAGCGACCGCGCCCCACATCGGCTTGGTCGCCCGCCGCATGCAAACGCTGCAGCGCCTGCGGACCACGCCGGGCACCATTCTGGTCACATCGGTCGCCGCCTTGATGCAGCGGCTGCTCCCGGTGAACGCCTGGACAGAAGCCACCCTGCAACTCACACGCAACGGCGCGATCGAACGGGACGCGCTCACGAGCGGCCTCTTGCGCCTGGGATACCGGCGCGTGTCGGTTGTGGAAATTCCTGGCGAATTCAGCATCCGCGGCGGGCTGGTGGACATTTTTTCCACGGCCTACGCCGACCCGCTCCGCGTCGAATTTCTCGGCGACACGGTCGAGGCCATCCGCCTGTTCGATGCCGCCACGCAAACCTCGGTGAGCAAATTGGACGAAGCCTGGGTGCTGCCGGCCCGGGAATACCTGCGCCCGGCCGATCATCCCGACGCCTGCGCCCCCGTGGCGCCCGATGCCGAGTGGCGCTCCCCCGACCTCTATCCGCAGATGGGCACGCTCTTCGACTATTTCTCGACGGAGCCGGTGCTGATCCTGGATCAGCCCGCGGCCCTGCAAGACACCTGCGTGAACCTCTGGGAAAAAATCAATGACGGCTATCTCCGCCATGGCGAGCGGGACGCCGCGAATCCCTATCCCACCCCCGACCGCCTGTTTATGGCCTGGGATGAGATCGACATTCTCACCGCCGGATGGCCGAGCCTGGCCTTGGAACCGCTGACGCCGGCCAACGCCTCGTGGAATCCGGTGTTCCCCTTTCCGGCCCAAACCCCGGCGACCGCGGGCTTGGGAATTCGCGGCACGCCCTTCAGCCAGACCTTGGCCATCCTGAACCAGCTGCGCGAAAGCCACCGGGTCGTCCTGATCGCGCGCAGCCACGGCCAGGTCGACCGGCTGCTCGCCCTGCTCCGCGAACACGATCTTCCGGCCATGGAATGGCAACCTTCCGCCTGGACGCGCACAGAGGCGGGCAAGCCGCCGTTTGCCGTGGTGCAGGGCGAGCTGTCCGCCGGCTGGCTCTCCGGCGATCTCCGTCTCGCGCTGCTCACGGAAGAAGAGCTCTTCGCGAAAGGCACGCGGCATAAGCCGCAGCCCAAGAGCAAGACCGCCACGTTTCTCTCGTCGCTCGAAGACCTCAACGTGGGCGATTATGTCGTGCATGTGCAGCACGGCATCGCCCGCTATCTCGGCCTGAAGCGGCTGACCGTGCAAGAGTTCGAAAGCGATTTCCTGATCCTGGAATTTGCCGGCAACGACACGCTGTACGTGCCGCTCGACCGCCTCAGCCAGGTGCAGCGCTATAGCGGCGCCGAAGGGCACGTGCCCCGCCTCGACCGGCTCGGCGGCACCAGCTGGGCCAAGACGACGGCCCGCGTCAAAAAAGACATCGAAGAAATGGCGCAGGATCTCATCGATCTCTATGCCAACCGCGAACTGGTGAAGCGGGACGGGTACGGCAGCGCCAGCATGCTGTATCACGAGTTCGAAGCGGCCTTCGAATATGAAGAGACCCCGGATCAATTGGCCGCGATCAAGGACATCTTGCGCGACCTGGAATCGGGCAAGCCGATGGACCGGCTCGTCTGCGGCGACGTCGGCTACGGCAAGACGGAAGTGGCCATGCGCGCGGCCTTTAAAGCCGTGGAGAGCGGACGCCAGGTGGCCGTGCTGGTGCCCACCACGCTCCTCGCCCATCAGCACTACGAGAATTTTGCGGAGCGGTTCGCGCCGTTTCCCGCCAAGGTCGCGGTCCTCTCCCGCATGCAGTCGCCGAAGGAATCGACCGCCACGCTGAAAGACCTCGCCTCCGGCGTCATCGACGTGGTGATCGGCACGCACCGCCTGCTGCAAAAAAACGTCGTGTTTAAACAGCTCGGCCTCGTCATCATCGACGAAGAGCAATGGTTCGGCGTCAAGCACAAAGAGCGGCTGAAACAGTTGCGGACGCAGGTCGATGTGCTGACCCTGACCGCCACGCCTATACCGCGCACGCTGCAAATGGCGATGTCGAGCGTGCGGGATCTGTCGATCATCGACACGGCGCCGGCCGGCCGGCTCGCCATCCGCACCACGGTCATCAAATCGAACGACAAGGCGATCCGCGACGCGATCCTCCGCGAGCTGGGCCGTGGCGGCCAGGTCTACTTCATCCACAATCGCGTGGAAACGATGCCGGCCACCGGCGCCTGGCTGCAGCAGCTGGTCCCGGAAGCCCGCATCGTCATGGCGCACGGGCAGATGGACCCCACGCTGCTCGAAGCCATCATGCTGAAATTCGTCAAGCACGAAGCCGACATCCTGATCGCCTCCGCCATTATTCAATCGGGCATCGATGTCTCTTCGGCCAATACGATCATCATCAACCGCGCCGATACCTTTGGCCTGGCCCAGCTCTATCAATTGCGCGGGCGCGTGGGCCGCGGCGGCGAGCAGGCCTATGCCTACCTGCTCATCCCCGATGAAGGCCGGCTGTCGGACGACGCGCAGAAGCGGCTGATGGCCATTCAGCAGTTCACGGAACTCGGCTCCGGGTTCCGGATCGCCGCGGCCGACCTCGAAATCCGCGGCGCGGGCAATCTGCTCGGCAAAGCGCAGTCCGGGCACATTGCGGCCATCGGGCTCGATCTGTACATGACCATGGTGGAGCAGGCCGTCCAGCGGCTCAAGGGCCACGTGGTGGAAGAAGAGCCCGATCCGACCTTGCGGGTGCCGGTCTCCGCCTTCATTCCCGAAACCTATGTGGAAGACGCCCACCAGCGCCTCTCGTTTTACAAACGCCTGAGCGGCTGCACACAGGTCGGCGAACTCGCGCTGTTGCACGGAGAAATCCAGGACCGGTATGGCGTGCCGCCGGAGCCGGTCGAACGGCTGCTGGAAGTCATGCAGCTGCGCGTCCTGGCCAAGCTGCTCCGGCTCAGCGCCATCGACGTGACCCATCAGTCGGCCATCGTTACCTTGAGCCCCAAAGCCTCGATTGCCGACTCCGCGATCCATGCCATGATGGACCGGCTCAAAAAGCGCCTGCGGTTCATCTCGCCCGTCTCGTTCGAGATCCAGATGCCGCATGACGACTGGCCGGCCGCCTTTGCAGAACTCAACACAACCTTGCAAAGCCTCGGACACTGTGATACCAACAAATCCACCAGATGA
- the rfaE2 gene encoding D-glycero-beta-D-manno-heptose 1-phosphate adenylyltransferase produces MTQKIVTRDHLAARLPALRAGGARIVFTNGCFDLMHAGHTRYLQAAKALGDVLVVGVNTDASVRSLDKAPDRPIVPEAQRAEVLAALGCVDFVVLFPEPDPYALIAALQPDVLVKGGDWALDRIVGRDIVEARGGVVKTIPLVPGLSTTALIHRIRSTQA; encoded by the coding sequence ATGACACAGAAAATCGTCACCCGCGATCACCTGGCTGCACGGCTGCCCGCGCTGCGGGCGGGAGGGGCCAGAATCGTCTTTACGAACGGCTGTTTCGATCTGATGCACGCCGGCCACACCCGCTATCTGCAAGCCGCCAAGGCCTTGGGGGACGTGCTGGTCGTCGGCGTCAATACCGACGCCTCGGTCCGCAGCCTGGACAAGGCGCCGGACCGGCCGATCGTCCCGGAGGCGCAGCGCGCCGAAGTGCTCGCGGCATTGGGCTGCGTCGATTTCGTCGTCCTGTTTCCCGAGCCGGACCCTTATGCGCTCATCGCCGCCCTTCAACCGGACGTCTTGGTCAAAGGAGGCGACTGGGCCCTGGATCGCATCGTCGGCCGCGACATTGTGGAGGCGCGGGGCGGCGTGGTGAAAACCATCCCGCTCGTGCCCGGCCTCTCGACGACCGCCTTGATTCACCGTATTCGCTCAACCCAAGCCTGA